Proteins encoded together in one Fibrobacter sp. window:
- a CDS encoding type IV pilus twitching motility protein PilT, with the protein MAEQQAPQTLRIEQLLREMVNRKASDLHLRIGVPPVYRINGSLERPIPVRIDASMMDSFLDDIMNRDQKLRFEQNKECDFAVGARDMGRFRVNVFRQRGTIAIVIRHIKAKIPAFEELHLPDVIRKLALTRRGLVLVTGTTGSGKSTTLASMLDYINQQESVNIITVEDPIEYLYKDNKAIISQREIGVDTLSYANALRAALRQDPDVLLVGEIRDLETMQIAMTAADTGHMVFATIHTTNATETIHRVLSMYPPHQHEEIRLLLAEVLAGIISLRLLPTKDGAGRVPAAEILVNTGAIKEYIQDKDKIDMVEQAVAEGHMQYGSQTFDQALLELYQTDQITLETAMNAATNPDDFDLKVRGISGTSERSWM; encoded by the coding sequence ATGGCTGAACAGCAGGCTCCGCAGACTCTCCGCATCGAACAGCTCCTTCGCGAAATGGTTAATCGCAAGGCTTCCGACTTGCATCTCCGTATTGGTGTTCCGCCGGTTTACCGTATCAACGGTTCCTTGGAACGTCCGATTCCTGTTCGTATTGACGCTTCCATGATGGACTCCTTCCTGGACGATATCATGAACCGCGACCAGAAACTGCGTTTTGAACAAAATAAGGAATGCGACTTTGCTGTGGGCGCTCGCGACATGGGTCGTTTCCGTGTGAACGTTTTCCGTCAGCGCGGAACCATCGCTATCGTTATCCGTCATATTAAGGCAAAGATTCCCGCTTTCGAAGAATTGCACTTGCCGGATGTTATCCGCAAGCTGGCCTTGACTCGCCGCGGTCTCGTTCTCGTTACAGGTACAACTGGTTCTGGTAAGTCCACCACTTTGGCTTCCATGCTGGATTACATCAACCAGCAGGAATCGGTGAACATCATTACCGTTGAAGACCCGATCGAATATTTGTACAAGGATAACAAGGCCATTATTTCCCAGCGTGAAATTGGCGTGGATACCTTGTCCTATGCAAACGCTTTGCGCGCCGCTCTCCGTCAGGATCCGGACGTTTTGCTGGTGGGTGAAATTCGTGACTTGGAAACCATGCAGATCGCCATGACTGCTGCCGATACCGGCCATATGGTGTTCGCAACCATCCATACCACCAACGCTACCGAAACTATTCACCGTGTGCTTTCCATGTACCCGCCGCACCAGCACGAAGAAATTCGTCTGCTGTTGGCTGAAGTTCTGGCTGGCATTATTTCCCTCCGCTTGCTTCCAACCAAGGATGGCGCAGGTCGTGTTCCTGCCGCAGAAATCCTGGTGAACACAGGTGCTATCAAGGAATACATCCAGGACAAGGACAAGATCGACATGGTGGAACAGGCTGTTGCTGAAGGCCACATGCAGTACGGTTCTCAGACCTTTGACCAGGCTCTGTTGGAACTTTACCAGACCGATCAGATTACCTTGGAAACTGCCATGAACGCAGCTACCAATCCGGATGACTTCGACCTTAAGGTTCGCGGTATTTCCGGCACCTCTGAACGTAGCTGGATGTAA
- a CDS encoding U32 family peptidase: MYKPELLAPAGDLTRMKYAFAYGADAVYAGQPAFSLRARENGFKNLNDLAEGIAYAHKLGKKFYLTSNVIARNTKVEAFQKALLEAIDLGPDALIVADAGVIGWLRQVRPNVEVHVSVQANTTNFLTAKFWHDLGCTRVILSRELRLPEVLEIKERNPGLELEVFVHGAVCMSMSGRCMLSNWVTHRDANQGACDNSCRMPYRLYANEGPQVEDYKEHEGNFTLQRTDRPELDPIALDEDTWGTYFMSSRDLCALEVIPELLKAKLESFKIEGRTKSVYYLSQVVHTYRMAIDACMAQAAAGEEMSIPEESRRSLSFLDGRGFMSGFMKGPLPQNYESTHTAAEGGCVAAQILDYDEASHSFRVNVKNPFTMDDSLELMLPEGMTPCDVVSMNDFRGSAVDRLNPGTEGRVFLSKNITINTQSAEFGFFVRKNAQNP, translated from the coding sequence ATGTACAAACCTGAACTTCTCGCTCCCGCTGGTGATCTGACCCGAATGAAGTATGCCTTTGCATATGGCGCCGATGCCGTTTATGCAGGTCAGCCGGCTTTCTCACTCCGTGCCCGCGAAAACGGTTTCAAGAACTTGAATGACCTTGCCGAAGGCATTGCCTATGCCCACAAGTTGGGTAAAAAGTTCTATCTCACCAGTAACGTGATTGCCCGTAATACCAAGGTTGAAGCTTTCCAGAAGGCTCTGCTTGAAGCAATCGACCTGGGTCCGGATGCGTTGATCGTTGCTGACGCCGGTGTTATCGGCTGGCTCCGTCAGGTGCGCCCCAACGTCGAAGTTCACGTTTCTGTACAAGCTAATACCACAAACTTTTTGACGGCAAAGTTCTGGCACGACCTGGGCTGCACCCGCGTTATCCTCAGCCGCGAACTGCGTCTGCCTGAAGTTCTTGAAATCAAGGAACGTAACCCGGGCCTGGAACTGGAAGTGTTTGTACATGGTGCAGTCTGCATGTCCATGTCTGGCCGCTGCATGCTTTCCAACTGGGTGACCCACCGCGATGCAAACCAGGGCGCCTGCGACAACTCCTGCCGTATGCCGTACCGCCTGTACGCCAACGAAGGACCTCAGGTGGAAGACTACAAGGAACACGAGGGTAACTTCACCTTGCAGCGTACCGACCGTCCGGAACTGGATCCCATCGCTCTTGACGAAGACACTTGGGGAACCTACTTCATGAGTAGCCGCGACCTCTGTGCCTTGGAAGTAATTCCGGAATTGCTGAAGGCGAAGTTGGAATCCTTCAAGATTGAAGGCCGCACCAAGTCCGTCTACTATCTGAGCCAGGTGGTCCACACTTACCGCATGGCTATTGACGCCTGCATGGCTCAGGCTGCCGCAGGTGAGGAAATGTCCATTCCCGAAGAAAGCCGCCGATCCCTTTCCTTCCTGGACGGTCGCGGATTTATGTCCGGCTTCATGAAGGGCCCGCTTCCGCAGAACTACGAATCTACCCACACCGCTGCCGAAGGCGGTTGCGTTGCAGCCCAGATTCTGGACTACGACGAAGCCTCCCATTCCTTCCGCGTGAACGTGAAAAATCCCTTCACCATGGACGATTCCCTGGAATTGATGCTTCCTGAAGGTATGACACCGTGTGACGTTGTATCGATGAATGATTTCCGCGGTAGTGCAGTGGATAGACTGAATCCGGGTACCGAAGGCCGTGTTTTCTTATCCAAAAATATTACAATAAACACACAAAGTGCTGAATTTGGCTTTTTTGTAAGGAAAAATGCCCAAAATCCGTAG
- a CDS encoding peptidylprolyl isomerase — protein sequence MKIADKTVVLMHYTLTSDEGQVIDSSAGRDPLQYIQGMHMIVPGLEKAMVDHEVGDKFDVKVIPSEGYGEYDERMTQEVPLTVFQGVDKVEAGMQFYAQTPAGPMPIRIKSVSGDKAVIDANHELAGKNLNFAIEVVEVREATAEDLAPFQQHQCKCGKGEGECCGGKDGECECGGEGDCKCGGEGECKCKDK from the coding sequence ATGAAGATTGCAGACAAGACCGTAGTCCTCATGCACTACACCCTCACCTCCGACGAAGGCCAGGTCATCGACTCTTCTGCAGGCCGCGACCCCCTCCAGTACATCCAGGGCATGCACATGATCGTCCCGGGCCTCGAAAAGGCAATGGTCGACCACGAAGTGGGCGACAAGTTTGACGTGAAGGTTATTCCGTCCGAAGGCTACGGCGAATACGACGAACGCATGACTCAGGAAGTTCCCCTCACTGTTTTCCAGGGTGTGGACAAGGTTGAAGCAGGCATGCAGTTCTACGCACAGACTCCGGCAGGCCCCATGCCCATCCGCATCAAGTCCGTTTCCGGCGACAAGGCTGTGATCGACGCTAACCACGAATTGGCAGGCAAGAACCTCAACTTCGCCATTGAAGTTGTTGAAGTTCGCGAAGCAACCGCAGAAGACCTGGCTCCGTTCCAGCAGCATCAGTGCAAGTGCGGCAAGGGCGAAGGCGAATGCTGCGGCGGCAAGGACGGCGAATGCGAATGCGGCGGCGAAGGCGACTGCAAGTGCGGTGGCGAAGGTGAATGCAAGTGCAAGGATAAGTAA
- a CDS encoding carbohydrate-binding domain-containing protein, with the protein MNFKNIKVTRTSVTALVSLSFGLLAACSDEGNPSSPEISEIENQNPAIGPGDPNIGNPGLDISSSSVAGISGPGILGPGAASSSSTGILTPESSSAGIVPPNGGNSVGTITPEDEEHVSNGNNPVITYSTAGASVASDNGCVTVNGGEVLIKCAGDYDFSGSYKGADAQIRVYSPKADSGVYLNLRGLTLENTADAPIYVQMASKTFVVAKSETVNTLSDGSTRTKTHTYVNSSGVTKTDTTNAAIYSKDDMTFKGTGTLNVTGNYNNGIQSSNDLRFRGETIINVTAKNNGIKGKGLVDVEKGNITITATSGDGIKSDECTVNGSDTTITEGKGIVSIKGGSINIIKAGDDGIQAFNYVMISDSVSVPSIKVNSMGKGIVSENRVYINGGENTVTSGDDGVHSNLNIDFNGGFTTITAKGNDGVHADSTLRINDGTVYVKDSYEGLEAWYITISGGVTDVYASDDGWNAAGGNDGSGNSTQTGGNNWGNRPGGFGGGMGGMGGMGSSSGHLTVTGGVHYVKTGSGDTDGIDSNGELTISGGVVVVECQISGGMGGSFDSDGTATLTTKTLLGFSKSKSEAGTSYNVSFNTNSYYGNSNIAFKPTTSGSYIQGTSQVSTVSNVNSYANSYTFPSGVSVYYNN; encoded by the coding sequence ATGAACTTTAAGAATATAAAGGTTACACGCACAAGTGTAACAGCTTTAGTATCCTTGTCCTTCGGGCTTTTGGCAGCATGTTCCGACGAAGGCAATCCTTCCTCCCCCGAAATTTCTGAAATTGAAAATCAAAATCCTGCAATTGGTCCTGGCGATCCGAACATAGGAAATCCAGGTCTGGACATCAGTTCCAGCAGCGTAGCAGGAATTTCCGGCCCAGGTATTCTCGGCCCCGGTGCTGCCTCCTCTAGTTCTACAGGCATTTTGACTCCCGAGTCTAGCAGCGCAGGCATTGTCCCGCCCAACGGTGGCAACAGCGTCGGCACAATTACCCCGGAAGATGAAGAACACGTTTCCAACGGAAACAATCCTGTCATTACCTATTCTACCGCAGGCGCTAGCGTTGCAAGTGACAACGGTTGCGTTACCGTAAACGGCGGCGAAGTCTTGATCAAGTGCGCCGGCGACTACGACTTTAGCGGAAGCTACAAGGGTGCAGATGCACAAATCCGCGTTTACTCCCCCAAGGCTGATTCTGGCGTTTATCTGAACCTCCGCGGTCTCACGTTGGAAAATACCGCCGACGCCCCCATCTACGTTCAGATGGCAAGCAAGACTTTCGTGGTTGCTAAAAGTGAAACCGTCAACACCCTAAGCGACGGAAGCACCCGCACCAAGACACACACCTACGTCAACAGCAGCGGCGTTACCAAGACAGACACCACAAACGCAGCCATCTACTCCAAGGACGATATGACCTTCAAGGGAACCGGCACCTTGAACGTCACCGGCAACTACAATAACGGCATCCAGAGCTCCAACGATCTCCGCTTCCGCGGCGAAACCATCATCAATGTCACCGCCAAGAACAACGGCATCAAGGGCAAGGGACTCGTAGATGTTGAAAAAGGCAACATCACCATCACAGCCACTTCCGGCGACGGCATCAAGAGTGACGAATGCACCGTCAACGGAAGCGATACCACTATTACCGAAGGCAAGGGCATCGTAAGCATCAAGGGCGGCTCCATCAACATTATCAAGGCCGGTGATGACGGCATTCAGGCCTTCAACTATGTGATGATTTCCGATAGTGTCTCGGTTCCTTCCATCAAGGTGAATTCCATGGGCAAAGGCATCGTTTCCGAGAACCGCGTCTACATCAACGGCGGCGAAAACACGGTGACTTCCGGCGACGACGGAGTACACAGCAATCTGAATATCGACTTCAACGGCGGATTTACAACGATTACCGCAAAGGGAAATGACGGTGTCCATGCGGATTCCACCCTCCGCATTAACGACGGCACTGTCTACGTGAAGGACTCCTACGAAGGTCTTGAGGCCTGGTACATCACCATCAGCGGTGGCGTAACAGACGTCTACGCCTCTGACGACGGCTGGAATGCAGCAGGAGGAAACGACGGTTCCGGCAACAGCACGCAGACTGGCGGCAACAACTGGGGCAATCGTCCCGGTGGATTCGGCGGAGGCATGGGCGGCATGGGCGGCATGGGCAGTTCCAGCGGACACCTTACTGTAACCGGTGGCGTACACTACGTAAAGACAGGTTCCGGTGATACCGACGGCATCGACTCCAACGGCGAACTGACCATTTCCGGCGGCGTTGTGGTGGTGGAATGCCAGATCAGCGGTGGCATGGGCGGTTCCTTCGACTCTGACGGCACAGCAACACTCACCACAAAGACACTTCTCGGCTTCAGCAAAAGTAAGTCCGAGGCGGGCACCAGCTACAACGTAAGCTTTAACACCAATAGCTACTACGGTAATTCCAACATCGCTTTCAAGCCCACTACTTCCGGTAGCTACATCCAAGGCACCAGCCAGGTTTCCACCGTAAGCAATGTCAACAGCTACGCCAACAGCTACACATTCCCCAGCGGAGTCTCTGTGTACTACAACAACTAG
- a CDS encoding DnaA/Hda family protein, with protein MLSLVRAECNDYFGLTILDAVGFEGFCDGYALLTVPDELRQNWVNSHYGAILRKSFASVFGSEFKDYKIRQTAQSEIPEMKLSAPVAPALPAVARVKPKAKVAAKPRLKLYAGYTFEKFIEGDCNSTALRACKSVAENPGDPSLNPLFVYGNSGLGKTHLLQAIAARMQKSKPQTNVVYCHAYDFLRDATAMAKALKFKTGNVRELAQAFQDKYENCDILLLDDVQLIERGITTQERLAILIRHLRDHGKQVVISCDRHPSKFTRAVDEADFKSKVSAGVPCISSKLLAPLDSCVAVGLDEPDLNTRMRLIQQKSEKIPFVDRDREEICRFLSIPPRQNFRVLEGLLVTLGAMNDLCQQNLDLQTVKRLLSSNESSSTGEITPKSISEVVAAEFGVDMVVLASKRQDAKASLPRKVAMYLCREMTTESLQNVGAMFNRDYATVIAAIQSIKKQMDKDESLMQKVQDIQYLLEA; from the coding sequence GTGTTGTCACTCGTACGTGCCGAATGTAACGACTATTTTGGCCTTACCATTCTTGATGCGGTAGGGTTCGAAGGTTTTTGCGACGGCTACGCCTTGCTTACTGTTCCTGATGAATTGCGTCAGAACTGGGTAAATTCCCATTATGGCGCTATTTTGCGCAAGTCCTTTGCTTCTGTCTTTGGTTCTGAATTCAAGGATTACAAGATTCGCCAGACGGCGCAGTCTGAAATTCCTGAAATGAAGCTTTCTGCGCCTGTTGCCCCTGCGCTTCCGGCTGTTGCCCGCGTGAAGCCCAAGGCTAAGGTTGCTGCAAAGCCCAGGCTTAAGCTGTACGCCGGCTATACTTTTGAAAAGTTCATTGAGGGTGACTGTAATTCCACTGCCCTTAGAGCTTGCAAGTCCGTTGCCGAAAATCCTGGCGATCCTTCCTTGAATCCGCTGTTCGTGTACGGCAATTCCGGCTTGGGCAAGACTCATTTGCTGCAGGCTATTGCTGCCCGCATGCAGAAGAGCAAGCCCCAGACCAACGTGGTCTACTGCCACGCCTACGATTTCCTGCGTGACGCTACCGCCATGGCCAAGGCTCTCAAGTTCAAGACCGGTAATGTCCGTGAACTTGCCCAGGCTTTCCAGGACAAGTACGAGAACTGCGATATTCTTTTGCTGGACGATGTTCAGCTTATTGAACGCGGTATTACTACCCAGGAACGTTTGGCCATCCTCATCCGTCATCTCCGTGATCACGGCAAGCAGGTGGTGATTTCCTGCGACCGTCATCCGTCCAAGTTTACCCGTGCTGTAGACGAAGCTGATTTCAAGTCCAAGGTGAGCGCAGGCGTTCCCTGCATTTCCTCCAAGTTGCTGGCTCCGCTGGATTCCTGCGTGGCTGTGGGTCTGGACGAACCGGATCTCAATACCAGAATGCGTTTGATTCAGCAGAAGTCCGAAAAGATTCCTTTCGTGGACCGTGACCGTGAAGAAATCTGCCGCTTCCTCTCCATTCCGCCCCGCCAGAACTTCCGTGTTCTGGAAGGCCTCCTGGTGACTCTCGGTGCAATGAACGATCTCTGCCAGCAGAATCTTGACTTGCAGACTGTCAAGCGCCTGCTGAGTTCCAACGAATCTTCCAGCACTGGCGAAATTACTCCCAAGAGCATTTCCGAAGTGGTTGCAGCTGAATTCGGTGTAGACATGGTTGTTCTCGCTAGCAAGCGTCAGGATGCCAAGGCTTCTCTGCCCCGCAAGGTTGCCATGTACCTCTGCCGCGAAATGACTACGGAATCTCTGCAGAACGTTGGAGCAATGTTCAATCGCGATTACGCCACAGTTATCGCCGCCATTCAGTCCATCAAAAAGCAAATGGATAAAGACGAAAGCCTTATGCAAAAGGTTCAGGATATCCAGTATTTGCTGGAAGCCTAG
- a CDS encoding NAD-dependent epimerase/dehydratase family protein: MLALVTGGAGVVGKALCRELLQRGVCVRVLTLPGDTLVNALPKEVQVFYGDVTKPETLKDAFEGVDLVYHLAAILLSTKKGSFDRINAGGTRNVVDAAIAAGVKRLLYVSSISVTYPVLTEYGQSKLKGESIVKEAGEKHGLQWTIVRPTLVIGDGGGIEFKMFANYVKRFPVYFMPGGGKSLKRPVRSVDLVQGIAAAGLSEHAAGKTYALAGSQSMTMAEMAKAVLRENKMHHVMVPVPWWISRKLAVLKSWIGGRPVTAEQALAGFLYDANPSIDAAFRDLGYQPGAPLE; this comes from the coding sequence ATGCTTGCTTTGGTGACTGGAGGTGCCGGCGTCGTAGGGAAGGCGCTGTGTCGGGAGCTTTTGCAACGCGGTGTGTGTGTGCGCGTTCTTACGCTTCCGGGCGATACTCTGGTGAATGCTTTGCCGAAGGAAGTCCAGGTGTTCTATGGCGACGTTACAAAGCCTGAGACACTGAAGGACGCCTTTGAAGGGGTAGACTTGGTCTACCATCTGGCTGCCATTCTTCTTTCTACCAAGAAAGGTTCTTTTGACAGAATCAATGCCGGCGGTACCCGTAATGTGGTTGATGCCGCCATCGCTGCAGGCGTAAAGCGCCTGCTTTATGTTTCCAGCATTTCCGTGACCTACCCGGTGCTTACGGAGTACGGCCAGAGTAAACTGAAGGGCGAATCCATCGTGAAGGAAGCGGGGGAGAAGCATGGCCTCCAGTGGACCATAGTTCGTCCCACCCTTGTGATTGGCGATGGCGGCGGCATCGAGTTCAAGATGTTCGCTAACTACGTCAAGCGTTTCCCGGTTTATTTCATGCCTGGTGGCGGAAAGAGCCTCAAGCGCCCCGTTCGCAGCGTGGATCTGGTGCAGGGAATTGCTGCAGCAGGCCTTTCCGAACATGCCGCGGGCAAGACCTACGCCTTGGCCGGATCACAATCTATGACCATGGCGGAAATGGCCAAGGCGGTCCTGCGCGAAAACAAGATGCACCACGTGATGGTTCCCGTACCCTGGTGGATTTCCCGCAAGCTTGCGGTTCTTAAAAGCTGGATCGGCGGTAGACCCGTAACAGCGGAACAGGCCCTGGCAGGCTTCCTTTACGACGCAAATCCGTCAATAGATGCAGCTTTCCGTGATTTAGGCTACCAACCAGGCGCTCCTTTGGAATAG
- a CDS encoding glycosyltransferase encodes MAVDYSCSVIIVAYNSCDFIPACLKSVRDASEGIDTQVIVLDNGSPEPISAEIKEFFPEVFWIDSKENLGFGKGCNLAVKSATKPYLFFVNPDTLVSRDSLRKVLEFTQENPDSGTVGSRILNEDGSLQLACRRSFPTTFSAISKTIGLASLFPKSKLFASYNMTYADPEQVTEVDAISGSFFCMRSELYRQLNGFDEDFFMYGEDLDLCFRAKAAGFKNYYTPSTNILHFKGQSCKTRRWKSYVDFYKAMIIFVKKHKDLYFVPSFLVTLGILFAAFVGMFSRLIPKFWKIFLDLGVVALWGLLAANFYFDNAWLITAIVALVNIVFLTFRGEYASGSLKGECFIRYLLPLNLLAVAGVCLPNMPPLDDKSCAMGHFTDELMVLEFSVLLIPFALKAWRRIAFWINYFYRIFAKKRHRSILLGGSEDSLDSWFDRYNVIPGIEILGCVSNDTAAVSEENRLHLLGKFSEMESICNRTGCRELLVVSNSSGFREKYDIKWLESLGLRVFLLIGNGSNGDYALVNLKYLR; translated from the coding sequence ATGGCTGTAGATTATTCCTGTTCCGTCATTATCGTCGCCTACAATTCCTGCGACTTTATTCCCGCATGTCTAAAGTCCGTCCGCGATGCCAGCGAAGGTATCGACACCCAGGTTATTGTTCTTGACAACGGATCCCCGGAACCTATTTCTGCAGAAATCAAGGAATTTTTCCCGGAAGTTTTTTGGATCGATTCCAAGGAAAACCTTGGCTTTGGTAAGGGCTGCAACCTGGCTGTAAAATCTGCCACCAAGCCCTACTTGTTCTTTGTAAATCCCGATACCCTTGTGTCCAGGGATTCCTTGCGCAAGGTGCTTGAATTTACCCAGGAAAATCCTGATTCCGGTACGGTAGGTAGCCGTATCCTGAATGAAGACGGTTCCTTGCAGCTGGCTTGCCGCCGTTCTTTCCCCACAACATTTTCTGCCATTTCGAAGACAATAGGCCTTGCCTCCTTGTTCCCCAAGAGCAAGTTGTTTGCTTCTTACAACATGACCTACGCCGACCCGGAACAGGTTACCGAAGTGGACGCCATCAGTGGCTCTTTCTTTTGCATGCGTAGCGAACTGTACCGCCAGCTGAACGGCTTTGACGAAGATTTCTTCATGTATGGTGAAGACCTGGACCTGTGTTTCCGTGCGAAGGCTGCTGGCTTCAAGAACTACTACACTCCTTCTACCAACATTCTTCATTTTAAGGGGCAGAGCTGCAAGACCCGCCGCTGGAAATCCTACGTGGATTTCTACAAGGCCATGATCATCTTTGTGAAAAAGCATAAGGACCTATATTTTGTGCCTTCGTTCCTGGTGACTCTGGGTATTCTGTTTGCTGCGTTCGTGGGCATGTTCTCCCGCCTGATTCCTAAGTTCTGGAAGATTTTCCTGGATTTGGGCGTGGTGGCATTGTGGGGGCTTTTGGCTGCCAACTTCTATTTTGACAATGCATGGTTGATCACGGCTATTGTTGCCCTGGTCAATATCGTATTCTTGACCTTTAGAGGGGAATACGCCAGTGGAAGCCTTAAGGGTGAGTGTTTTATCCGCTATTTGCTTCCCCTGAACTTGCTTGCTGTGGCTGGAGTGTGCTTGCCAAACATGCCTCCCTTGGATGACAAGTCTTGTGCAATGGGGCATTTTACCGATGAGTTGATGGTTTTGGAATTTTCCGTTTTGTTAATTCCCTTTGCTCTCAAGGCCTGGCGTCGTATTGCATTTTGGATAAACTATTTCTACAGAATTTTTGCCAAAAAACGTCATCGCTCCATTTTGCTGGGCGGTTCCGAAGATTCTCTGGACAGTTGGTTTGACCGTTACAATGTGATTCCGGGTATTGAAATTCTTGGCTGCGTATCTAACGACACTGCCGCCGTATCCGAAGAAAACCGTCTCCACCTTCTGGGAAAATTCTCCGAAATGGAGTCCATTTGCAACCGTACAGGCTGCCGCGAGCTCCTGGTGGTGTCCAATTCTTCCGGTTTCCGCGAAAAATACGACATAAAGTGGCTTGAAAGCCTTGGTTTACGTGTGTTTTTGCTCATAGGAAACGGCTCAAACGGCGATTATGCCCTTGTAAACCTCAAATACTTGCGTTAA